The Lycium barbarum isolate Lr01 chromosome 9, ASM1917538v2, whole genome shotgun sequence genome has a segment encoding these proteins:
- the LOC132610791 gene encoding protein TIFY 4B-like isoform X1, which produces MPPEESVSKSSSPLDKPLDQLTDDDIAQLTREDCRRYLKDKGMRRPSWNKSQAIQQVISLKALLETAPDYDTGRQKKLHIPRPDTNLHRVQKGTDNDAEFSEETVPYGRKHVEKPDLSGDKAAGSVNLALSRTTDSGNAPAGQLTIFYCGKVNVYDDVPAEKAQAIMHLAASPLFVPSETPLDATGAARHSECHLQAANVKLGPDSAMVIMPTMQTGKMSEVTRLRLEESNTFHEDNSEAVEGHASRKASVQRYLEKRKDRFKSKRKIGMSSPASLDIYLNHRTGNHNTPNELSSRSNTCSPPTIRLSAAPAPSGSMDNTLQLNANTSAFLNDKGEFLFFSTPYLIVI; this is translated from the exons ATGCCGCCGGAAGAAAGTGTTTCGAAGTCGTCATCGCCACTAGACAAACCGCTCGACCAACTTACCGATGACGACATTGCTCAGCTCACTCGTGAAGATTGCCGCCGTTACCTTAAAGATAAAG GAATGAGAAGGCCGTCATGGAATAAATCACAAGCGATTCAACAAGTGATTTCACTGAAGGCACTACTTGAAACGGCGCCGGATTACGATACCGGAAGGCAAAAAAAACTTCACATTCCTCGGCCTGACACTAATCTACATCGA GTACAGAAAGGAACAGATAACGATGCAGAATTCTCTGAAGAAACGGTACCGTATGGAAGAAAACATGTGGAAAAACCTGATCTTTCCGGTGATAAAGCTGCCGGTTCTGTTAACTTAGCTCTGTCTAG AACCACAGATTCGGGAAATGCACCAGCAGGTCAATTGACAATCTTCTATTGTGGCAAGGTGAATGTGTACGATGATGTGCCTGCTGAGAAG GCGCAAGCAATCATGCATCTTGCTGCAAGCCCACTCTTTGTGCCTTCAGAAACTCCATTGGATGCTACCGGAGCAGCTCGACATTCCGAATGCCATTTGCAAGCTGCAAATGTTAAACTGGGTCCAGATTCTGCTATGGTGATCATGCCAACCATGCAAACag GGAAAATGAGTGAAGTGACTCGCCTGCGTTTGGAGGAAAGCAACACCTTCCATGAAGACAACTCTG AAGCAGTGGAAGGCCACGCAAGCAGGAAAGCATCAGTACAAAGATACCTTGAGAAGCGGAAAGACAG GTTCAAGAGCAAGAGAAAGATAGGAATGTCTTCACCTGCTAGCTTGGACATCTATTTGAACCATCGAACCGGAAATCACAACACCCCAAATGAGCTCTCAAGTAGAAGCAACACTTGTTCCCCGCCCACAATTAGATTGTCTGCTGCACCTGCTCCAAGTGGTTCAATGGATAACACTCTCCAACTGAATGCCAACACTTCTGCTTTTCTCAACGACAAAGGCGAGTTTTTGTTTTTCAGCACACCATATCTGATTGTTATTTAA
- the LOC132610791 gene encoding protein TIFY 4B-like isoform X2 has protein sequence MPPEESVSKSSSPLDKPLDQLTDDDIAQLTREDCRRYLKDKGMRRPSWNKSQAIQQVISLKALLETAPDYDTGRQKKLHIPRPDTNLHRVQKGTDNDAEFSEETVPYGRKHVEKPDLSGDKAAGSVNLALSRTTDSGNAPAGQLTIFYCGKVNVYDDVPAEKAQAIMHLAASPLFVPSETPLDATGAARHSECHLQAANVKLGPDSAMVIMPTMQTGKMSEVTRLRLEESNTFHEDNSEAVEGHASRKASVQRYLEKRKDR, from the exons ATGCCGCCGGAAGAAAGTGTTTCGAAGTCGTCATCGCCACTAGACAAACCGCTCGACCAACTTACCGATGACGACATTGCTCAGCTCACTCGTGAAGATTGCCGCCGTTACCTTAAAGATAAAG GAATGAGAAGGCCGTCATGGAATAAATCACAAGCGATTCAACAAGTGATTTCACTGAAGGCACTACTTGAAACGGCGCCGGATTACGATACCGGAAGGCAAAAAAAACTTCACATTCCTCGGCCTGACACTAATCTACATCGA GTACAGAAAGGAACAGATAACGATGCAGAATTCTCTGAAGAAACGGTACCGTATGGAAGAAAACATGTGGAAAAACCTGATCTTTCCGGTGATAAAGCTGCCGGTTCTGTTAACTTAGCTCTGTCTAG AACCACAGATTCGGGAAATGCACCAGCAGGTCAATTGACAATCTTCTATTGTGGCAAGGTGAATGTGTACGATGATGTGCCTGCTGAGAAG GCGCAAGCAATCATGCATCTTGCTGCAAGCCCACTCTTTGTGCCTTCAGAAACTCCATTGGATGCTACCGGAGCAGCTCGACATTCCGAATGCCATTTGCAAGCTGCAAATGTTAAACTGGGTCCAGATTCTGCTATGGTGATCATGCCAACCATGCAAACag GGAAAATGAGTGAAGTGACTCGCCTGCGTTTGGAGGAAAGCAACACCTTCCATGAAGACAACTCTG AAGCAGTGGAAGGCCACGCAAGCAGGAAAGCATCAGTACAAAGATACCTTGAGAAGCGGAAAGACAG GTGA